The segment TATTGGGCAATATTGGCTTGACCAAGCAAAAGCAAAACAACTTTGATAGTGCATTGTACTATTACGAAGAAGCTTTGCTGCTTGCCCAGCAATCTCAGGACTCTGTGAGCATGTATGCAATTGTAGATTATTTAACCTCATTATATTGGAAAGAAAGTATGCCCGAAAAGGCTTTGATTTATTGTCTGGATTTAGTGGATTATCATAGGAATACTCAAAATGAGTGGGCACTCATTCATGCCTATAATATGCTCGGGCTGATTTATCATGAACTCCGAGACTACCAGAGATCGGAAAGCTACTACGAAATGAGTTTGGTTTTGGCTCACAAGTATCAATCAAAGAATGAAGCCTTTATTTTAGCGAACATGGCTTTTAATGAAGCGGCAGCTGGCAAATATGAGGAAGCATACAATCACTTGTTTACTCATCTGAGTGTGAAGGATACTTTGTTTTCTTTGGAGAAAAGCAGACAATTAGAAGAGGCCCTCGCACAATATGAGTCAGAAAAGAAGGAAAAGGAAATAGCAGTATTACAAGCAGAGCAGAAGTTGCATGAAGCCAATCTGGAGAAACAACAATTGATCAGAAATACCGCTTTAGGGGGTAGTGTATTGTTGTTGATTTCATCGGTGTTGCTGATTTCTATTTACGCCCAAAAGCTAAAGACAAATAAGATATTGGCAGAGAAAAATGAAGAAATCAACCAGAGAAACATTAAAACACTGTTGAAAGAAAACGAAATAGCCAATATCAAAGCGAGTCTGGAAGGTCAAGAGAAAGAAAGGATGAGAATCGCCCGCGAACTTCATGACGGTGTTGCAGGCTCGCTAGCTGCTGTCAAGTTGAACCTAGAGTCGATGTTAGACTCCAATTCAAGCCCTGCTTTACTCAAAAAAGCGATTTCAGACGTGAATTTTACTTACCAAGAGGTAAGAACACTATCGCACAACCTGTCTCCCTACAAAGTATTGAAGGCGCCATTTGTACAGCTAGTCCGTGACTATGTGCATGAAATGGCAGAGTCCTCGGGTATAGATATTCGATTTGTGGCGTCTGGCAACCTATCGTTTCATGAACTTTCGGATCCACTGAAAATTGAGATTTACAGGATTCTCCAAGAGCTTGTGATCAATTTGATCAAACATTCCCAAGCCCAATATGCTGAGGTGGTTTTGACGAAAAATGACCTGGATATCAATTTGATTGTCGAAGATGAAGGGATTGGTTTTGATCCCAAAAGGAAACACAAGGGAATAGGTTATGACAATATCTACCATAGAGTAGAGATTCTGAAAGGAAAGATTCAAATAGATTCTGTAAAAGGAAGAGGAACCATTGTGAATATTGACCTTCCACTTCCTATTCAGAATGAAGAAACATTAAGCAGTTAGAAATGGAAGAAAAAATACAAGTACTAATTGTAGATGATCACCACATGTTTTTGGATGGGCTGTCTTCCATTCTGGCAGGGGATGATCAGATAGATGTAGCTGGTGTGCTCACCGATGCTCGTGAAGTAATGGGATTTCTCGATACACGCAGGGTAGATGTAGTGGTGACGGACGTGAGTATGCCCCATATGGATGGTATTCAACTCAACAGCGAACTCAAGAAAAATCATAGCAAATTGAAAACTTTGGTGTTGACTACTCATAGCGATCCGTCCATTATTCAAAAACTGATCAAAGGTCATGTGGATGGATACCTACTCAAGAATGCCGAAAAATTGGAGCTACTTACGGCTATTAAATGTATTGCAGGAGGAGGGAAGTACTTCTCTGACGAAGTGCAAAAAAAGTATACGGAAAGCTTGTTTTCCAATACAGTAAATAGTCCGATTCATACAGATTTGAGCAAAAGAGAAGTGGAAATATTGAAACTTATTATCGAAGAATTCACCGCTCAAGAGATCGCAGAAAAGCTTTTTATCAGTCAGCATACGGTCAATACTCACCGAAAGAACCTGTTGTCTAAACTGGGGGTAAAAAATACAGCGGGCTTGGTCAAGCACGCATTACAAAATGGATTGATCCAATAAAAACAAAGGCTGCCTATTGGTGGCAGCCTCGATGCTAGTGTAGGTGTTATTTCAACCATGCTTTGTACATCCAAAGCGTTTTTTCTTGTTCTTCGACAAAGGCAGACATCAAATCCTCCGTACCACTGTCGTCGAGTGATCCTGCCAAGTCCTTGATAGCTCTTTCTTTGACGATGATCTTTTCGAGATTGGAGACGATGGTTTTGACTGCTACTTCTCCATCATGTACATTTTTGACTGGCTCTAGTTCCGTGGTGTTGAGATAGTCTTGGAATCCATGGATTGGTGTGCCTGATACCGTGAGTACTCTCTCTGCTATCATGTCGATTTTGATTGCAGCGTCTGTATATAACTCTTCAAATTTGACATGGAGTTCGAAGAAGTTTCTTCCTTGGATGTTCCAATGAAAGCCTCTCAGGTTTTGATAAAAGATTTGAAAATCCGAAAGTAATCCGTTCAACTTGTCAATAATTTCTTGATTCTTATTCATGATATTAAGGTTTAATACTTACTGCAAGTATACGTGAGTCAATCACTTTTGGACACCTAATAGGAATCAAATATGGCAATGGATGGATAGGGTGAGCCTATCAGCGGATGTATTTTTTGAAGAGGCTCTTGATTTTCATTTGTACCACACCGATGACGGCTTCTTTGAAGATCCCTCGGCTCATTTTGGATTGTCCCAAGGTCCTGTCTGTAAAAATAATAGGCACCTCGGTGATTTTAAAATTGTATTTCCAGGCTTGAAATTTCATTTCGATCTGAAATGCATATCCTACGAAATGTATGTTTTTGAGACCTATCGTTTCCAGAACGTTTCGTCTGTAGCATTTGAAGCCAGCAGTGGTATCTTTGATGGGAATCCCCGTGATGAACTGGACATATTTGCTGGCGCAGTAGGACATCAATACGCGATCCATCGGCCAGTTGACCACATTGACTCCAGAAATATATCGTGATCCCACGGCCATGTCGTATCCGTCCACCTTGCAGGCCTTTTTTAGCGCAAGCAAGTCTGTCGGGTTGTGAGAGAAATCCGCATCCATCTCAAAGATGAAGTCATAGCCGTGATCTATCGCAAACTGAAAACCTGTGATGTATGCCGTGCCTAGTCCCAACTTACCCTTTCTTTGGATCAAGTGTATGTTGGTGTGTTTGGCTTGTTGAGCTTTGACCAGATCTGCCGTGCCGTCGGGTGATCCATCGTCCACGATGAGGATGTCAAAGCCATGACCTAAGTCTATCACAGCATTGATGATGGCTTCTATGTTTTCCTTCTCGTTGAAGGTAGGAATGATGACTAGACTATCGTTCAAGACGGATCAGGGATATAATGTTAGAATTAGCAATTCAGTTAAGACGCTAAAATATAGAAAGCGGTTGGATTTATATCAGCTTAGTATCCCAGTATCTTCAACATTTGTTCACTGTTTTGCTCTGGAGCAAAAACTCTAGAAATCATCTTGCCGTCATCATCTTTTTCTATAATGATGTGTTTTGGAGCAGGGATCAAGCAGTGTTGGATCCCTCCATATCCTCCCAAAGCCTCTTGATAGGCTCCCGTATTGAAGAATCCAAAGTAGAGCGGTTCATCTCGTTTTACCTTAGGCAAGAATACCTCGGCTATATGTGCCTCTGAGTCATAGTAGTCCATGCTGTCACAGGTCAGCCCACCAATGTTGACACGGTGGTAGTCGTTTTTCCAAGCATTGACTGGCAGCATGATGAATTTTTGGTTGAGACCCCAGACGTCAGGCATGTGAGTGATGAATGATCCGTCCATCATGTACCATAGCTCCTTGTCGTTTTGTAGTTTTTGATCCAAAACTGAATACAATGCTGCGCCACTTTCACCTACCGTAAAACTCCCAAACTCTGTGAAGATGTTAGGGACTGGTACATCGTGTTCTTTGCAGATAGATTGGATTTGCTCTACGATCTGGTCTACCATGTAGGCAAAGTCATACTCAAAGTGTAAGGAGTTTTTGATTGGAAATCCACCGCCGATATCGATAGAGTCGATTTCAGGGCAAACCTTTTTTAGTTCGCAGTATTTGTTGACAAAGCGGCTCAACTCATTCCAGTAGTACGAAGTGTCTTTGATCCCTGTATTGATGAAGTAGTGGAGCATTTTGAGCTTGCCTTTCGACTTGCCTTTGATTTTATCCAGATAGAAGTCAACGATTTTGTTGTATCTGATACCTAGCCTAGAGGTATAAAAACTAAAGTTAGGCTCTTCGTCAGAGGCAACTCTTAGTCCCAATTGGAACTCTTGATCTACATGTTGTTCGTAATATTCCAACTCACGCATGTTGTCCAAGACAGGGATGCAATTTTTGAATCCTGCGTTGAGTAGCGAGCTGATTTCTTCCACATACAAAGGTCTTTTGAAACCATTGCATACGACATAAGTGTCTTTGGATATTAATTTTTTGGCATAGAGACTTTTGATAATAGCAATATCATAGGCAGATGATGTCTCGATATGGATGTCATTTTTCAGTGCTTCTTCTAGTACAAACTGAAAGTGAGAGGACTTGGTGCAGTAGCAGTAGGTATAGGTACCCTCGTAGTTTTTTTCCTTGATCGCATCATTAAACAATTTCTTGGCAAGCTGTATTTTTTCTGAGATCTTGGGTAAGTAGGTCAGTTTGAGCGGGGTGCCATACTGCTGAATGATGGCATTAAGATCTACGCCGTGAAAATGTAATGTGTCATCCTTTACTTCGAAATCTTCTGTCGGGAAGTAGAAGGTCTGCTCTATCAGGTCAATGTATTTGTTCATTATAGTCCGCTCAATTTTTTAGTTTCAAACCGCACAAATATCATAAAATTTAAATTCTAATGGGGATTTATTTATGTTTTCACACTTTCAAATGTTTTGGACAAATTACCATTAAATTTGCAGACCCAAAAAATGAGAAGAAATGATAGAGTTGATGATCAAGGATGAAACGGCACCACTGCGTACAGTGGTTCTCGGGACTGCTAAAAGCCTGGGAGGAACGCCTGACCTTGCGCATGTGTACGATCCTAAATCACGGGAACACATCATAGATGGCACTTTTCCTGTCGAGGAGGATCTTATTCGAGAGAATGAGGCTTTCAAAGCGGCTCTAGAAAAGTACCATGTGACCGTTTATCGACCTGATGTCTTGGAAAATACCAATCAAGTATATGCCAGAGATATTGGTTTTGTGATAGAAGATAAGTTCATTTTGCCCAACATTATTACTGATCGGGAACATGAAAAATCAGGAATTGCATATTTGGTTGAGCAATTCAATCAAGAAAATGTGTTTCTTATGCCAGAAGATGCCTATGCCGAAGGAGGGGATGTGATGCCTTGGAAGGATAGGATTTTCGTGGGGTATTCTAAGGACAAGGATTTTAATAAATACAAGGTGAGCCGAACCAACCAAAAAGGCTTAGATTTTATAGAGCAAAATTTCCCGAATTATGAGGTGATAGGTTTTGAACTGAAAAAATCCGATACCGATGCAAGAGCCAATGCGCTGCATTTGGATTGTTGTTTTCAACCGATCGGTCACAATCAGTGTATTATTTACAAAGGAGGATTCAAAAACGTCACAGATTATGAGTGGCTAGTCAAAGAATTTGGCAAAGAAAATTGCATTGAGATTACCAAAGAGGAGATGTATCATATGAATTCCAATGTGTTTTCGATTTCACCAGAGGTGATCGTGAG is part of the Reichenbachiella agarivorans genome and harbors:
- a CDS encoding ATP-binding protein, whose product is MIASAAQMNHDPDSMISLLQHCIQLSAKNQYISGLANSHFHLGELYYNVSDRINSMKHLQEAQVFFEDLDDQSHLMLLHKMKGNIYGAMIDPTTAMEEYKIALAIAEKLSSNDQALKIKNNIGIIYQEQGHYQEAERYFRESLSMEPSLSTQIAVLGNIGLTKQKQNNFDSALYYYEEALLLAQQSQDSVSMYAIVDYLTSLYWKESMPEKALIYCLDLVDYHRNTQNEWALIHAYNMLGLIYHELRDYQRSESYYEMSLVLAHKYQSKNEAFILANMAFNEAAAGKYEEAYNHLFTHLSVKDTLFSLEKSRQLEEALAQYESEKKEKEIAVLQAEQKLHEANLEKQQLIRNTALGGSVLLLISSVLLISIYAQKLKTNKILAEKNEEINQRNIKTLLKENEIANIKASLEGQEKERMRIARELHDGVAGSLAAVKLNLESMLDSNSSPALLKKAISDVNFTYQEVRTLSHNLSPYKVLKAPFVQLVRDYVHEMAESSGIDIRFVASGNLSFHELSDPLKIEIYRILQELVINLIKHSQAQYAEVVLTKNDLDINLIVEDEGIGFDPKRKHKGIGYDNIYHRVEILKGKIQIDSVKGRGTIVNIDLPLPIQNEETLSS
- a CDS encoding response regulator, which codes for MEEKIQVLIVDDHHMFLDGLSSILAGDDQIDVAGVLTDAREVMGFLDTRRVDVVVTDVSMPHMDGIQLNSELKKNHSKLKTLVLTTHSDPSIIQKLIKGHVDGYLLKNAEKLELLTAIKCIAGGGKYFSDEVQKKYTESLFSNTVNSPIHTDLSKREVEILKLIIEEFTAQEIAEKLFISQHTVNTHRKNLLSKLGVKNTAGLVKHALQNGLIQ
- a CDS encoding Dps family protein; this translates as MNKNQEIIDKLNGLLSDFQIFYQNLRGFHWNIQGRNFFELHVKFEELYTDAAIKIDMIAERVLTVSGTPIHGFQDYLNTTELEPVKNVHDGEVAVKTIVSNLEKIIVKERAIKDLAGSLDDSGTEDLMSAFVEEQEKTLWMYKAWLK
- a CDS encoding dimethylarginine dimethylaminohydrolase family protein; this translates as MIELMIKDETAPLRTVVLGTAKSLGGTPDLAHVYDPKSREHIIDGTFPVEEDLIRENEAFKAALEKYHVTVYRPDVLENTNQVYARDIGFVIEDKFILPNIITDREHEKSGIAYLVEQFNQENVFLMPEDAYAEGGDVMPWKDRIFVGYSKDKDFNKYKVSRTNQKGLDFIEQNFPNYEVIGFELKKSDTDARANALHLDCCFQPIGHNQCIIYKGGFKNVTDYEWLVKEFGKENCIEITKEEMYHMNSNVFSISPEVIVSEARFDRLNAELEARGFTVERIPYAEISKMEGLFRCSTLPLQRSY
- a CDS encoding type III PLP-dependent enzyme domain-containing protein, encoding MNKYIDLIEQTFYFPTEDFEVKDDTLHFHGVDLNAIIQQYGTPLKLTYLPKISEKIQLAKKLFNDAIKEKNYEGTYTYCYCTKSSHFQFVLEEALKNDIHIETSSAYDIAIIKSLYAKKLISKDTYVVCNGFKRPLYVEEISSLLNAGFKNCIPVLDNMRELEYYEQHVDQEFQLGLRVASDEEPNFSFYTSRLGIRYNKIVDFYLDKIKGKSKGKLKMLHYFINTGIKDTSYYWNELSRFVNKYCELKKVCPEIDSIDIGGGFPIKNSLHFEYDFAYMVDQIVEQIQSICKEHDVPVPNIFTEFGSFTVGESGAALYSVLDQKLQNDKELWYMMDGSFITHMPDVWGLNQKFIMLPVNAWKNDYHRVNIGGLTCDSMDYYDSEAHIAEVFLPKVKRDEPLYFGFFNTGAYQEALGGYGGIQHCLIPAPKHIIIEKDDDGKMISRVFAPEQNSEQMLKILGY
- a CDS encoding polyprenol monophosphomannose synthase, whose translation is MNDSLVIIPTFNEKENIEAIINAVIDLGHGFDILIVDDGSPDGTADLVKAQQAKHTNIHLIQRKGKLGLGTAYITGFQFAIDHGYDFIFEMDADFSHNPTDLLALKKACKVDGYDMAVGSRYISGVNVVNWPMDRVLMSYCASKYVQFITGIPIKDTTAGFKCYRRNVLETIGLKNIHFVGYAFQIEMKFQAWKYNFKITEVPIIFTDRTLGQSKMSRGIFKEAVIGVVQMKIKSLFKKYIR